The sequence CCTACCTCGTCACGATCCCCGACGAGAGCGGCGCGCTCGACGGTGCCAAAGCGCCGCTCGGCACGATGACGCGCTGGCACCGCGACGGGGCCTCCAGCGAGCAGTCGCTCTTCGGCGGCGACATCGATTCGGCCAGCCCGACGCTGCGGCTGCTGGCCAACGCCCAGCCACACGCCGTGCGCGACCAGCCCGTCCACGCCGGCACCGAGGGCCGCGAGCCTGCCGGCGTCGCCATTCCGCTCTTGTCGAAGCAGGACCGGTTCGTCGGCTACCTCGGCATCGAGCACGCCGCCCTCCCCAGCGAGGCGCTGCGCGAGCACGGGCGCGTCCTCTCGGTCTTCGGCGACCTCCTCGCAGGCTACCTCAGCCGCCGCGACGCCGAGCGCGCGCTCCAGGAGAGCGAGGAGCGCTGGCGCAAGTTCGTCGAGTTCAACCCCGAGCCGATCCTCGTCACGGCCGCCGGGAACATCCTCTACGCCAACGAGGCCTGCGCCCGCCTGCTCGGCATCGACGACCTGAGGGCGCTCCAGAACTACGCGCTGCGCGACTTCCTACCGGCCGACCAGATCGACCTCATGGACTTGCAGCAGGTCGAGGGGTCCACGCGGACGCCGCTCGAGCACGAGATCGTCCGGCTCGACGGGACTGAGCGGACGGTCGAGACGGTCGCCGTCGCGGTGCGTTTCCACGGGCTCGAAGCGGTGCAGATGGTGATGCGCGACATCACCGACCGCAAGCGGAGCGAGGAGCGCTACCGCACGTTCGTCCAGACCATCTCCGAAGGCGTCTGGCGCATCGACATCGCAAAGCCGGTCCCGGCCCTGGCCTTCCCGGCGCTCCAGGCGGAGCAGATCCTCCAGCACGGCTACCTCGCCGAGTGCAACACGATGATGACCCGGCTCCTCGGGGCCACGCGCACCGAAGCTGTTGTCGGCAAACCGGTACGCCTCCTCGTCCCGGCGCTCGGCAGCAAGCTCCTCGAAGCGTTTGTCGAGGACGGCTACCGGCTCTACAACTACGAACTGTCCGTCCCGGCCGCTGGGCAGGCCACCCGCCACTTCTCCCTCAACGCTGTCGGGCGCATCGAGCGCGGCGCGCTCGTCCGCATCTGGGGAAGCTGCGTCGAGGTCTCGGCGCGCGTTGAGATGGAGCGCCGCATGGTGGCGGTGCTCGAAGAACAGCAGGAGCGCATCGGGCGCGACCTCCACGACAGCGTCGGCCAGCTCCTGACGGGCATCCGGATGCTGAGCGAGAACCTCGGGCACCGCTACTTCGCGCCGGACGACGACGGCTTCGCCGCGACGCGCAAGGTGACGGCCTTCGCCGAGGATGCCCTGCAGCGCGTACGCGAGATCTGCCGGGGGCTGGTCCCGCCCCAGTTGTACCAGGAAGGCATCGGATCCGCCTTGCAGGGCCTCTGCGCCACAATGGACGCCATCTCCGACGCTCGCTGCTCCTTCACGCACCACGGCGGGGCCGATGTGGTAGACTACGAGACCCAGCTCCAGCTCTACCGGATTGCGCAGGAGGCCGTCAACAACGCCTTGAAGCACGCAGAGCCCGAGCATGTCTGGATCCGTCTCACGCGCGAGGACGACACGGTGACCCTCGAAGTGGAGGACGACGGACAGGGGTTCGACGAGGAGCGCAAGACGAGACGCTCGCTCGGGCTCTACAGCATGAAGCGGCGGGCTAGCAGCATCCGCGCCGCTCTAACCATAGATTCCGAGCTGGAGGTCGGCACCCTGGTTCGGGTCGAGCTGCCGGCGGAGACGGCAC is a genomic window of Bacteroidota bacterium containing:
- a CDS encoding PAS domain S-box protein, with protein sequence MSPEPFEQRSVIEQALASVSHMLVSSGEADLRDVLRILGEALGAECAYLVTIPDESGALDGAKAPLGTMTRWHRDGASSEQSLFGGDIDSASPTLRLLANAQPHAVRDQPVHAGTEGREPAGVAIPLLSKQDRFVGYLGIEHAALPSEALREHGRVLSVFGDLLAGYLSRRDAERALQESEERWRKFVEFNPEPILVTAAGNILYANEACARLLGIDDLRALQNYALRDFLPADQIDLMDLQQVEGSTRTPLEHEIVRLDGTERTVETVAVAVRFHGLEAVQMVMRDITDRKRSEERYRTFVQTISEGVWRIDIAKPVPALAFPALQAEQILQHGYLAECNTMMTRLLGATRTEAVVGKPVRLLVPALGSKLLEAFVEDGYRLYNYELSVPAAGQATRHFSLNAVGRIERGALVRIWGSCVEVSARVEMERRMVAVLEEQQERIGRDLHDSVGQLLTGIRMLSENLGHRYFAPDDDGFAATRKVTAFAEDALQRVREICRGLVPPQLYQEGIGSALQGLCATMDAISDARCSFTHHGGADVVDYETQLQLYRIAQEAVNNALKHAEPEHVWIRLTREDDTVTLEVEDDGQGFDEERKTRRSLGLYSMKRRASSIRAALTIDSELEVGTLVRVELPAETAPVA